ATTAAAGTAGTCAAACACGTGATGATCTTCGTGATGAGCGCGGATCTTCTCACCCTGCCGTCCCGCCAGAAGATTTTCGAAAAAGCGGCCATCCTGATCTTTGGCCTCATCGTGCTGAACGGCTTTTACCAATACCTCAGCGGCTCGGACCTTCTCCGCGGATTTCCACTCCAGGATTCCAAGGCCGGACCGCGGGTTTCTTCTTCCTTCAAGACCTACGGCTTGTTCGCTTCCTATTTATTGTCCTGGACCGGTTATGTCGCGGCCGTGGGCTCGTCCCGGTTTCCACGGTTTTCGTTTTACCGCATGGCCGCGCTTTTTATTGCCGTAGCCGCGGCGGTGCTTTTGTTCAAGACGCGCTCCCGCGGGGCCATGCTGGCCTTTGCAGGCGGCGTTTTCGTCATGCTCGTCCTCAAAAGAAAATTCCTGATTCTCGGCATCTTTGCCCTGGTCCTGGCCGCGGGCATTTCGAGGCTGCCGCGTACCATGCTGATCCATCTGGACATCCATGAGCGGGAACAATCGCTGGTCGAACGCTACCATCTCTGGGACAGGGCGCTCCAAGTCATCGTGGCCAAGCCGCTTACCGGCACGGGCATCAATACCTATGCCCAGGCCCATCAGAAATACGACAAGCGGAAAAACTGGCGCGTGAAGAACTATTACGCGCACAACGGCTATCTTCAGGCTGCCGCCGAAACCGGTCTGGTCAGCCTGGCGTGCCTGCTCGGATTTTGGGGTTTGCTCATTGTCGACACGTACCGGAAGATGCGCCGCAGGCCGGATCCCGGCGAGGGATGGATTTATGACGGCGTATTCGCCGGCGTGCTCATGTTCTTGTTTTTCATGGCCGTGGACACGGTCTTTCACAACCCTCAATCCGTCATGTCCTTCTGGTTTACACTCGGTCTCCTTTACGCTTACGCCAATCCCGCCGGATCGCAAGACTTGCGTCACGGCTTACCGCTCCGGCCCGAACCTCCGGCCGAAAGAACCTAAAATGAACATTCTCGGAATTTCGGCGTATTACCACGACAGCGCGGCCTGCCTGGTGCAGGACGGCAAAATCATCGCCGCAGCGCAGGAAGAGCGGTTTACCCGCAAAAAACACGATGCGGATTTTCCGTCCAAAGCGGTGGAATATTGCCTGAAGACGGGCGGCATCAAGGCGGCCGACCTGAACCTCGTGGTCTTCTATGACAAGCCGCTGGTCAAGTTCGAGCGCCTTCTCCAGACTTACATGCAGTACGCGCCGCTCGGCCTGCCTTCTTTTATAAAGGCCATGACCACGTGGATGAAACAAAAGCTTTGGATCAAGGACGCCATCCAGAAAGAGCTCGAAGACTTTAAAGGCAAAATCCTGTTCACGGAACACCATGAATCGCACGCGGCTTCGGCCTTTTTTGCGTCGCCTTATCAGGAAGCGGCGGTCCTGACTATGGACGGCGTGGGCGAGTGGGCGACCGCGAGCTACGGCGTGGGCGAAGGCAACAAAATCAAGCTGCTGGAAGAAATCAATTTCCCGCATTCGCTGGGCCTCTTGTATTCCGCGTTTACCTATTACACCGGCTTCAAGGTCAATTCCGGCGAATACAAGCTGATGGGTCTGGCCCCGTACGGCGAGCCGAAATACAAAGACCTCATCCTCCGCGAATTGCTGGACTTGCGGGAGGACGGCTCGTTCAAGCTCAACATGAAGTATTTCGATTATCCCGCGGGCCTCAAAATGACCAACAAGGCGTTTGACGCGCTTTTCGGCGGACCGCCGCGCGCCCGCGAATCCAAGCTTACGCAAAAGGACATGGACATCGCGCGCTCGATTCAGGAGGTGACGGAGGAAATCGTCCTTCGCATCGTGCGCCACGTGCACCGCAAGACCGGCAAAAAAAATCTCTGCCTCGCGGGCGGCGTCGCGCTCAACTGCGTGGCCAACGGCAAAATCCTGAAGAACGGACCTTTCGAAAATGTCTGGGTGCAGCCGGCGGCGGGAGATGCGGGCGGAGCCCTCGGCGCGGCCCTGTTCGCGTGGTATCAATACCAGAACAACCCGCGCCAGGCTCAGGGCATCGATTTCATGCAGGGCGCACTTCTCGGGCCCGGTTTTTCGAACGGGGAAATCGAAGCCTTCCTCAAAGCCGAAAACATCCCGCACGTTTTCGTGCCGGACGCGGAGCTTGCCGGCTGCGTCTCGGACCTGATCGCGAACGAAAAAGTCATCGGCTGGTTCCAGGGCCGCATGGAATTCGGCCCGCGGGCTCTGGGCGCGCGCTCGATCCTGGGCGATGCCCGCTCGGAAAAAATGCAGGAGGTCATGAACCTCAAGATCAAATTTCGGGAAAGCTTCCGTCCGTTCGCGCCGGCGGTCCTGCGCGAAAGAGTTTCGGATTATTTTGAGATGAACGCGGACAGCCCGTACATGCTCATGGTCGCGCCGGTCGCGAAAAAAATCTGCCGTGAGATGACCGAAGAAGAACAGAAGCTTTTCGGCATCCACAAGCTCCTGCGCAAGCGCTCGGATCTGCCGGCCATCACGCACGTGGACTACTCCGCGAGAATCCAGACGGTCACGCCGCGGGAAAACCCGCGCTTCCACGCCCTGCTGAAAGCCATGGACGACAAATACGGCTGCCCGGTCGTGATCAACACCTCGTTCAACGTGAGAGGGGAGCCGGTCGTGTGCACGCCCCAGGACGCATACCGCTGCTTCATGCGGACCAACATGGACTATCTCGTGCTCGGCAACTACATCCTCGAAAAGAAAGACCAGAAACCGCTCGGCAAAGACGTGGACTGGCTCAAAGAATTCGAACTGGACTGATCATGACACTTCTCGAAGAAATCAAAAAAATCGATACATCTCCCAAGAAGCTGAAAGAATTCGGCCGGCTCGTCGGCGGTATTTTCGCCGTGCTTGGCGCCTTTGTGGTCTGGCGAGGGCATCATCCGGAAACAGGCAAGGTCTTCCTGGCCGTGTCCGTCCTGCTCCTGGTCCCGGGCTTTGCGTTTCCTTCGGTCCTGAAAATCCCTTACCGGCTTTGGATGGGGCTGGCGCTGGTGATCGGCGCGGTCATGTCGCGCGTCATCCTGACACTTGTTTTTTTCCTGGTCCTGACGCCGCTGAGCCTGCTGGCCAAGCTCAGGAAAGAGCACCTTCTCGACCTGGTCTACTCCAAGGACAAGGAAACCTACTGGGAAAAGAAGGAAAACGCCGAAAATCCCCAGAGCTACGAGAGACAGTACTAGAGGTCATTTCGCAAGGAGTGGCTGCGTGTCGAAACGCCATAGACTTCGGCTGACTTCGTTGCGTTGTATCGACGATGCGTTTCGGCATCGTCTGCTTCACGCGCCTTGTCATCCTCGTCTCTGACGTTTCTTGGACTTGACCACCCCTTACGAAACGACCTCTAACCTTTTTACCATTTATTTCAGGCCGTTTTTTTGCTATCTTGGTGCCACTTTTCACCATCCGGAACAAAGAAAGAGAGAGGGCCATGTCCAGGTTTGAACTGCTGAACGAGTTCTGGCAATTCCTGAAAGTCCGCAAAAAATGGTGGCTGGCGCCCATCCTGATCACGCTGGTCCTGCTCGGCGCGCTCATCATTTTCACCCAGAGCTCGGCCGTGGCCCCTTTCATCTACACCCTGTTCTAACCGGCACTCCGTGCTGCGAAACCGCTATCTGTTCAAAGCCTGGCCCAAACGACTGGCGGCATTGCTTTTCGATGCGGCCGGAGCCCTCGTGTTTTTTTCCGTCCGCGCCAGGGCGGCTTCTTACGATCCGGCCCGTGTCAAAAAAATCCTGCTCGTTCGCCTTGATCATGTGGGCGACCTTGTCATGACCTTGCCTGCCGCCGCGCGCGTCCGGGGGTTTTTCCCGAATGCAGAAATTCACTGGCTGATTCCCACGTCTTATGAACCGCTGCTCCGGCCTTTCGCGCAAAAATGGAATTTGAAACTCATTTCTTACCAGCACAATTGGTTTGCACGGGAGCAGAAGTCCGGTGAATCCTGCCGCGAGGCGAAAACCCTTATCCGCCAATTCCAAAAAGAAAACTACGATCTCGGCATTGATTTCCGCGGCGACTTGCGGAACATCCTTCTTCTCTGGCGCTCCCGCATTCGGTTCCGTGCGGGCTACGGCGCAACCGGCGGCGGATTCCTGCTCACGCATCAGCCTGAACATGACCGCGGCGCGCACCCTTCGATGCTGTCGCGGCGATTGCTTGAATCGCTGGGCATCCCGGGCGAACTCCATCCGGTGCCGCTTGTCCGGGATCCGCAGATGCCGGAGGGGCTGCGGGAATGCAAAAGCCTCGGGCATAAAATACTGGCCGTTCATCCCGGCGCGGCGCATGTTGAGAAGCGCTGGCCGCAGGAACGTTTCGACGCGCTGATCGCCGGCGTCCGGGAAAAAGACTGGGCCTGGGTCGTCATCGTGGGGGATGCTCGCGACAAAGAAGAAATCGCATTGCCCCGGGCTTTGAAAAGCGAGGGCGTGCTGGACATGCGCGGGAAAATCCCGCTTCACGAATTGCCCGCGCTTTTGTCGGGCGCGGACCTTTTCGTCGGGAATGATTCCGGCCCGGGCCACATCGCGGCCGCCCAGGGCGTGCCTCTCATTTCCATTTTCTCCACCGTGAACAATCCCGAAGCCTGGAAACCCTGGAGCGAGAAACTGCGTCTGATCGCGCGGCCGCTTCAGGAAATCACGGTGGGTGAGGTCCTCGAGGCGGTGCAGAGCCTGCTCGGGGCCGGGAGCAGGACATGAACCCGCGCCGTCTGGCCCTTGATGCCCGCATGGTGCGCCATACCGGCATCGGCACTTACCTCCGCGGGATCCTGGGCAGCCTTCGCCGCAATGGCAAATTAAAAAAAATCGACATCGCGCTCCACGGGCCGGCCGAAGCGCTCGAGGCTTTCCGCGAAGCCGAGATCCTGGATTTCCGCGCTCCGATTTACTCCCTGAAGGAACAGGCGGAATACCCGCGGCGCCTCGCGGGCTGCCGGCTCTGGCATGCGCCGCATTACAACGTGCCGCTCTGGAAAGGCGAGACGCGGCTGGTGGTCACGGTTCATGATTTGATCCACTGGATTTTCCGCAAAGATTATTTCTCACCGCTCCAGGCTGCGTATGCCGGGATGATGATGTCCCGTGCCGTGAACGGTTCGGACCATATCATCGCGGTTTCGGAAAATACAAAAGAAGACCTGATCCGGCATTTCAAGGCGCCGGCGAAAAAGATCACGGTCATCCACGAGGCCGTGGACCCGGACTTTTGCGTTCCGGGAGACCCGGCCGGCACTTTGAAAATCCGCCAAGGCCTGCACGTGCCGCCGGAATATTTCCTGTACGTGGGCTCGCTGAAGCCGCATAAGAACGTGCTCTGGCTGATCCGGCTCTTCCGCAAGCTTCATCAAGAGAAGAAATTAAAGTCCCCGCTGGTCATCGTGGGGCGCAAGGACAAAAAATACCCGCCCGAGTTCCGCGAGCTGCAGGATCTGGTTTCGGATCCCGTGGTCCTTCATCTGACCGGCGTGGGCGACGAGGCGTTGCCCGCGCTTTATGCGGGCGCACTCGCCTTGGTTCATCCTTCGCGCTACGAGGGCTTCGGCCTGACCCTTTTGGAAGCCATGGCCTGCGGCACCCCGGTCCTTGCCGTCCGGACGTCGTCGATTCCGGAGGTGGTGGGCGAGGCCGCCTGCCTGGTTGATTCCTTTCAGGATCATGATATGATGCAGGCACTGTGCCGGATGGAGCAGGAACCG
Above is a genomic segment from Verrucomicrobiia bacterium containing:
- a CDS encoding O-antigen ligase family protein, which codes for MRLPVSDRFADVAFYALAVLWAALAFSPALAEIAFTVAVLAWLVYRLSLRRMPLEGLDRRAALLLLGYVLIVILSYFWSEYPRQSFRGLIKVVKHVMIFVMSADLLTLPSRQKIFEKAAILIFGLIVLNGFYQYLSGSDLLRGFPLQDSKAGPRVSSSFKTYGLFASYLLSWTGYVAAVGSSRFPRFSFYRMAALFIAVAAAVLLFKTRSRGAMLAFAGGVFVMLVLKRKFLILGIFALVLAAGISRLPRTMLIHLDIHEREQSLVERYHLWDRALQVIVAKPLTGTGINTYAQAHQKYDKRKNWRVKNYYAHNGYLQAAAETGLVSLACLLGFWGLLIVDTYRKMRRRPDPGEGWIYDGVFAGVLMFLFFMAVDTVFHNPQSVMSFWFTLGLLYAYANPAGSQDLRHGLPLRPEPPAERT
- a CDS encoding carbamoyltransferase: MNILGISAYYHDSAACLVQDGKIIAAAQEERFTRKKHDADFPSKAVEYCLKTGGIKAADLNLVVFYDKPLVKFERLLQTYMQYAPLGLPSFIKAMTTWMKQKLWIKDAIQKELEDFKGKILFTEHHESHAASAFFASPYQEAAVLTMDGVGEWATASYGVGEGNKIKLLEEINFPHSLGLLYSAFTYYTGFKVNSGEYKLMGLAPYGEPKYKDLILRELLDLREDGSFKLNMKYFDYPAGLKMTNKAFDALFGGPPRARESKLTQKDMDIARSIQEVTEEIVLRIVRHVHRKTGKKNLCLAGGVALNCVANGKILKNGPFENVWVQPAAGDAGGALGAALFAWYQYQNNPRQAQGIDFMQGALLGPGFSNGEIEAFLKAENIPHVFVPDAELAGCVSDLIANEKVIGWFQGRMEFGPRALGARSILGDARSEKMQEVMNLKIKFRESFRPFAPAVLRERVSDYFEMNADSPYMLMVAPVAKKICREMTEEEQKLFGIHKLLRKRSDLPAITHVDYSARIQTVTPRENPRFHALLKAMDDKYGCPVVINTSFNVRGEPVVCTPQDAYRCFMRTNMDYLVLGNYILEKKDQKPLGKDVDWLKEFELD
- a CDS encoding SxtJ family membrane protein — protein: MTLLEEIKKIDTSPKKLKEFGRLVGGIFAVLGAFVVWRGHHPETGKVFLAVSVLLLVPGFAFPSVLKIPYRLWMGLALVIGAVMSRVILTLVFFLVLTPLSLLAKLRKEHLLDLVYSKDKETYWEKKENAENPQSYERQY
- a CDS encoding DUF5989 family protein — protein: MSRFELLNEFWQFLKVRKKWWLAPILITLVLLGALIIFTQSSAVAPFIYTLF
- a CDS encoding glycosyltransferase family 9 protein; amino-acid sequence: MFFSVRARAASYDPARVKKILLVRLDHVGDLVMTLPAAARVRGFFPNAEIHWLIPTSYEPLLRPFAQKWNLKLISYQHNWFAREQKSGESCREAKTLIRQFQKENYDLGIDFRGDLRNILLLWRSRIRFRAGYGATGGGFLLTHQPEHDRGAHPSMLSRRLLESLGIPGELHPVPLVRDPQMPEGLRECKSLGHKILAVHPGAAHVEKRWPQERFDALIAGVREKDWAWVVIVGDARDKEEIALPRALKSEGVLDMRGKIPLHELPALLSGADLFVGNDSGPGHIAAAQGVPLISIFSTVNNPEAWKPWSEKLRLIARPLQEITVGEVLEAVQSLLGAGSRT
- a CDS encoding glycosyltransferase family 1 protein → MNPRRLALDARMVRHTGIGTYLRGILGSLRRNGKLKKIDIALHGPAEALEAFREAEILDFRAPIYSLKEQAEYPRRLAGCRLWHAPHYNVPLWKGETRLVVTVHDLIHWIFRKDYFSPLQAAYAGMMMSRAVNGSDHIIAVSENTKEDLIRHFKAPAKKITVIHEAVDPDFCVPGDPAGTLKIRQGLHVPPEYFLYVGSLKPHKNVLWLIRLFRKLHQEKKLKSPLVIVGRKDKKYPPEFRELQDLVSDPVVLHLTGVGDEALPALYAGALALVHPSRYEGFGLTLLEAMACGTPVLAVRTSSIPEVVGEAACLVDSFQDHDMMQALCRMEQEPAMRNELTLKGRQRLENFSWDQAAAKTLEVYERVLSKP